From the genome of Gemmatimonas phototrophica, one region includes:
- a CDS encoding DUF6702 family protein gives MKSLVMLVLAGTLFGSAPHEIHTTHTRAVVEGGAVLWRVRLFSDDLEKGLRAWSRRPAFKLDGDKAADSLFTAYFNNKVSVMADGRALTATMMQKGTDKDPAGGTVQWYLLQFNAGKQPVSLSVRNSLLAEQFPNQANIVVVLAMPGEKRHSLYFGDGDMDAQTVDLRR, from the coding sequence GTGAAGAGTCTGGTGATGCTCGTGCTGGCCGGGACGCTGTTTGGTAGCGCTCCGCACGAGATCCACACCACCCACACCCGTGCCGTCGTTGAAGGCGGCGCGGTGTTGTGGCGCGTGCGCCTGTTCAGTGACGATCTGGAGAAGGGGCTGCGTGCGTGGTCACGCCGCCCGGCCTTCAAGCTGGATGGGGACAAGGCCGCCGACTCGTTATTTACGGCGTACTTCAATAACAAGGTGAGTGTGATGGCCGATGGTCGCGCACTCACCGCCACCATGATGCAGAAAGGGACGGACAAGGATCCCGCAGGTGGTACCGTGCAGTGGTACCTATTGCAGTTCAACGCCGGAAAACAGCCCGTTTCCCTATCGGTGCGGAACAGCTTGCTGGCCGAGCAATTTCCCAATCAGGCCAACATTGTGGTGGTGCTGGCCATGCCCGGCGAGAAACGGCACTCGCTGTACTTCGGGGATGGCGACATGGACGCGCAGACGGTGGATTTGCGGCGGTAA
- a CDS encoding polysaccharide biosynthesis protein, producing MSFHGLSDREESRSGTSLPTRDGWLSYQQLFVLDSTALLATWGIAWSLRFEGTGWLESAWRGPAAYHLLLSVPMWLGCLAVFKLYRRAWADASIDEVKAMLLAVLTGALANISLALFLLPLLGLSPTRLPLSVVSSSTMWSMAALMLPRLLARVWHLHRRQRQAGRGLIPVLILGAGPAGRLTARELAEHPELGMRPVGYLDNDPSLHNLMIGGTRVLGPMTELATQLTDHGVRQVIVTCANANGVMMRSIVQVCEEAGVPLRIMPPVSDILSGRVALSQLRPVQIQDLLRRAPVQTDLLAVRRTLGGQRVLVTGAGGSIGSELCRQIARTEPAELLLLGHGENSIFEIQQELQKSFPLVPMRCLIVDIRDEARIDDIFARYRPNTVFHAAAHKHVPLMEGNLPEAITNNVKGTRTIVDAAVRHQVDRFVLISSDKAVNPSSIMGATKRIAELLVQRAAIATGRQFVSVRFGNVLGSRGSVVPTFLQQIRAGGPLTITHPDMQRYFMTIPEAVQLVLQAAVQGTGSEVFVLDMGEPVRILDLAKDLIRLSGFREGEDIEIRFSGLRPGEKLFEELSRDDEQLQPTGHASVLRARLGAPPTGLTYQVDLLVQKALDRAEDGALRQQIAELVPEYIALGTTHPVAAPAPLTLVA from the coding sequence ATGTCATTTCACGGATTGTCGGATCGCGAGGAATCTCGCAGCGGCACCAGCCTCCCTACGCGGGATGGCTGGCTCTCTTATCAGCAACTGTTTGTCCTTGACTCCACGGCGCTGCTCGCGACGTGGGGGATTGCGTGGTCATTACGATTTGAAGGGACGGGTTGGTTGGAGTCGGCGTGGCGCGGTCCCGCGGCGTACCACCTGCTGTTGAGCGTCCCCATGTGGCTCGGCTGCCTAGCGGTCTTCAAGCTCTATCGCCGGGCATGGGCTGACGCCTCGATCGACGAAGTGAAGGCCATGCTGCTGGCCGTGCTGACCGGAGCGCTGGCGAACATCTCGCTGGCGCTGTTCCTGTTGCCACTGCTCGGTCTGTCTCCCACTCGGCTGCCCTTGTCGGTGGTCTCGTCGAGCACCATGTGGAGTATGGCCGCCCTCATGTTGCCGCGTTTGCTGGCCCGGGTGTGGCACCTGCACCGGCGGCAGCGCCAGGCCGGACGTGGGTTGATCCCGGTCCTCATTCTTGGCGCAGGCCCCGCAGGTCGACTGACAGCACGCGAGCTCGCCGAGCATCCCGAATTGGGGATGCGTCCGGTGGGCTACCTGGACAACGATCCGTCGCTGCACAATCTGATGATCGGGGGGACCCGCGTGCTGGGGCCCATGACGGAACTGGCCACGCAGCTGACCGATCACGGGGTGCGTCAGGTCATTGTCACCTGTGCCAATGCCAACGGCGTCATGATGCGGAGTATTGTGCAGGTGTGCGAGGAGGCTGGTGTGCCCCTGCGCATCATGCCTCCGGTGTCAGATATTCTGTCCGGGCGCGTGGCGCTGAGCCAACTGCGGCCGGTGCAGATTCAGGATCTGTTGCGCCGGGCCCCCGTACAGACGGATCTGCTGGCCGTCCGTCGGACACTTGGTGGGCAGCGCGTGCTGGTCACCGGAGCGGGCGGGTCGATCGGGAGTGAACTGTGCCGGCAGATTGCCCGCACCGAGCCGGCGGAATTGCTGCTGTTGGGCCACGGCGAAAACTCGATCTTCGAGATCCAGCAGGAGCTGCAGAAGTCCTTTCCGCTCGTGCCAATGCGCTGCCTGATCGTGGATATTCGCGACGAAGCGCGCATTGATGACATTTTCGCGCGCTACCGACCGAACACCGTGTTCCATGCGGCGGCGCACAAGCACGTTCCGCTCATGGAAGGGAATCTGCCGGAGGCGATTACCAACAATGTGAAGGGGACGCGGACGATCGTCGACGCTGCTGTGCGTCATCAGGTTGATCGCTTTGTGCTGATCTCCAGCGACAAAGCGGTGAATCCGTCAAGCATTATGGGCGCCACCAAACGAATCGCGGAACTGCTGGTGCAGCGCGCCGCCATTGCGACGGGGCGTCAGTTCGTGAGTGTGCGCTTCGGCAACGTACTGGGAAGTCGCGGTAGTGTGGTGCCCACCTTTCTGCAGCAAATTCGGGCTGGTGGTCCGCTCACGATCACGCATCCGGACATGCAGCGCTACTTCATGACCATTCCGGAAGCTGTCCAGCTGGTACTGCAGGCGGCGGTGCAGGGGACTGGCAGTGAAGTGTTCGTACTCGACATGGGTGAGCCGGTGCGCATTCTAGATCTTGCCAAGGATCTCATCCGCTTGTCGGGATTCCGGGAAGGCGAGGATATCGAAATTCGTTTCTCCGGACTGCGCCCGGGGGAGAAACTGTTCGAAGAGCTGTCGCGGGACGATGAACAGCTGCAGCCGACCGGCCACGCCTCGGTACTGCGGGCCCGGTTGGGTGCCCCGCCCACTGGCCTGACCTATCAGGTCGACCTTCTGGTCCAGAAGGCGCTGGACCGCGCGGAGGACGGCGCGTTGCGTCAGCAGATCGCCGAACTGGTGCCGGAATACATCGCCTTGGGGACCACGCACCCGGTGGCAGCGCCCGCGCCGTTGACGCTGGTGGCGTAG
- a CDS encoding HNH endonuclease: protein MARRPALKVSRGSDRPSSRGGRPSKSAAVRVRGGSRSGNAPRPVVVHVAMKRALRKGALRDCGQRCVYCATHLDQRTATLDHVVPLARGGAHDPGNLVVACGPCNRLKSDLLPYEFFARHPWAGANFIRYARNVTRAIKRGARRAVSLAFARDGEALAA from the coding sequence ATGGCCCGACGTCCTGCCCTCAAGGTGAGTCGAGGCAGTGACCGCCCCTCGTCACGCGGCGGTCGCCCGTCCAAAAGCGCAGCGGTTCGCGTGCGCGGCGGCAGTCGCAGCGGGAACGCGCCCCGCCCGGTGGTGGTGCATGTAGCCATGAAGCGGGCGCTGCGCAAAGGCGCCCTGCGCGACTGTGGCCAGCGGTGCGTCTACTGCGCCACGCACCTCGATCAGCGCACGGCCACGCTGGATCATGTGGTGCCGCTCGCCAGAGGCGGGGCCCACGATCCCGGGAACCTCGTGGTCGCCTGTGGCCCCTGCAACCGACTCAAGAGCGACCTGCTCCCCTACGAATTCTTCGCGCGGCACCCCTGGGCGGGTGCCAACTTCATCCGCTATGCCCGCAATGTGACGCGGGCCATCAAGCGGGGCGCTCGGCGGGCGGTGAGCCTGGCCTTTGCCCGCGACGGGGAGGCGCTGGCTGCATGA
- a CDS encoding alpha-ketoacid dehydrogenase subunit alpha/beta, with product MATSTRPSRARKGEASEPADTPASAAALTRDQLINAYRVMYTSRKLDDKEIQLKRQNRIFFQISGAGHEAIMTAAGMVLRPAYDWFYLYYRDRALCLQLGMTPAEMLYSSVGAAIDPNSGGRQMPSHWGHKALNITSVSSPTGTQFLQAVGSAEATLRAQQLNVTDGFTGDDVTLVTTGDGTTSEGEFWESLNTASNLKLPIVYVVEDNGYAISVPVEVNTAGGSISKLVSSFPGLYIQEVDGCDLLASYDVMQRAVQYARERKGPALVHAKVIRPYSHSLSDDEVFYRPTEEREADAARDPLTTFPAWLMAQGHATADELQALRDTVDEQILAATDDALAQPMPTPESVPFGVYSPDVDPTSERFDTEDDPQFEGGPTTMVELLNACMRDEMARDERILVFGEDVADVSREQYLGKVKGKGGVFKVTHGLQTKFGSARVYNSPLAEANIVGRAIGLAHRGFKPVVEIQFFDYIWPAFMQIRDELATMRWRSNNAFSSPVVIRTTYGGYIRGAIYHSQTGASLFTHNPGLRVVCPSNALDANGLLRTAIRCEDPVIFLEHKHLYRQTYNKAQYPGPNFMIPFGKANILRAGTDVTLVTYGATVQRALVAANQIAEEGGPSVEVIDLRTLSPWDKETVYASVKKTGRVIMATEDSLSWGYGAEIAASIADECFSWLDAPVKRVASQDVFVGYAPSLEDATLPQVETFRKAYLDIVAY from the coding sequence ATGGCCACTTCGACCCGTCCGAGCCGTGCCCGAAAGGGCGAGGCCAGCGAGCCGGCTGACACCCCCGCTTCGGCGGCGGCGCTCACTCGCGATCAGCTCATCAACGCCTATCGCGTGATGTACACGTCGCGGAAACTCGACGATAAAGAAATTCAGCTGAAGCGCCAGAACCGGATCTTCTTCCAGATCTCCGGTGCCGGGCACGAGGCCATCATGACGGCGGCCGGCATGGTGCTGCGCCCCGCCTACGATTGGTTCTACCTCTACTACCGCGATCGAGCGCTCTGTCTGCAGTTGGGCATGACGCCCGCCGAAATGCTGTACAGCTCGGTGGGTGCCGCCATTGACCCCAACTCCGGCGGGCGGCAGATGCCCAGCCACTGGGGCCACAAGGCGCTCAACATCACGTCCGTTTCTTCTCCCACCGGCACGCAGTTCCTGCAAGCCGTGGGCAGCGCCGAAGCCACCCTGCGGGCGCAGCAGCTCAACGTGACCGACGGCTTCACGGGCGACGACGTCACCCTCGTGACCACCGGCGACGGCACCACCAGCGAAGGCGAGTTCTGGGAGTCGCTCAACACGGCGAGCAACCTCAAACTGCCCATCGTCTACGTCGTCGAAGACAACGGCTACGCGATTTCGGTACCGGTGGAAGTGAACACGGCCGGTGGCTCCATCTCCAAGCTCGTGTCGTCCTTCCCTGGCCTCTACATCCAGGAAGTGGACGGCTGCGATCTGCTTGCGTCGTACGATGTCATGCAGCGCGCGGTGCAGTACGCCCGCGAGCGCAAGGGACCAGCGCTGGTGCACGCCAAGGTCATTCGGCCGTACTCACACTCGCTGTCGGACGACGAAGTGTTCTATCGTCCCACCGAAGAGCGTGAAGCCGACGCCGCCCGCGACCCGCTGACCACGTTCCCCGCCTGGCTCATGGCGCAGGGACACGCCACCGCCGACGAGTTGCAGGCGCTCCGTGACACCGTTGACGAGCAGATCCTCGCCGCCACCGATGACGCCCTCGCGCAGCCCATGCCGACCCCCGAGTCGGTGCCCTTTGGTGTCTATTCCCCCGACGTAGATCCCACGTCGGAGCGCTTCGACACCGAAGACGATCCGCAGTTCGAGGGAGGCCCCACCACCATGGTGGAGCTGCTCAATGCCTGCATGCGCGACGAAATGGCGCGCGATGAACGTATCCTCGTCTTCGGCGAAGACGTGGCCGACGTGTCGCGCGAGCAGTACCTCGGCAAGGTCAAGGGCAAGGGCGGTGTGTTCAAGGTGACGCACGGCCTGCAGACCAAGTTCGGCAGTGCACGCGTATACAACTCGCCGCTGGCCGAAGCCAACATTGTGGGTCGGGCCATCGGTCTGGCGCATCGCGGCTTCAAGCCCGTGGTCGAAATTCAGTTTTTCGACTACATCTGGCCGGCCTTCATGCAGATCCGCGACGAACTGGCCACCATGCGCTGGCGCTCCAACAACGCGTTCAGCTCACCCGTGGTCATCCGCACCACGTACGGCGGCTACATTCGCGGCGCCATCTACCACTCGCAAACGGGCGCGTCGCTGTTTACGCACAACCCCGGCCTGCGTGTGGTGTGCCCGAGCAACGCGCTCGACGCCAACGGCCTGCTCCGCACCGCCATCCGGTGCGAAGATCCGGTCATTTTCCTCGAGCACAAGCACCTGTACCGGCAGACGTACAACAAGGCGCAGTACCCGGGCCCGAACTTCATGATTCCGTTCGGCAAGGCCAACATTCTGCGCGCCGGCACCGATGTAACGCTGGTGACCTACGGCGCCACGGTTCAGCGTGCGCTGGTGGCCGCCAATCAGATTGCCGAAGAAGGCGGTCCGAGCGTGGAAGTCATCGACCTCCGTACGCTGTCGCCGTGGGATAAGGAAACGGTGTACGCGTCGGTGAAGAAGACCGGCCGCGTGATCATGGCCACCGAAGACTCACTCTCCTGGGGCTACGGCGCCGAAATCGCCGCCAGCATTGCCGATGAGTGCTTTTCGTGGCTCGATGCCCCGGTCAAGCGTGTCGCCAGCCAGGATGTGTTCGTGGGCTACGCCCCGAGCCTCGAGGACGCCACGCTCCCTCAAGTGGAAACGTTCCGCAAGGCGTATCTGGATATCGTGGCGTACTGA
- the ypfJ gene encoding KPN_02809 family neutral zinc metallopeptidase, which produces MRWTPGNRSRNLEDRRGATGGGGGGGGGGGIKLGVGGMLVLIVLSYVFKTDLVTPITGGGAGLSAPAQSAQPAPLNDPQEEEMVRFVSMVLDSAQSTWAQSMGQYREAKLVLFRDVTPTACGTGQSATGPFYCPGDEKVYIDLAFFDQLDRQFGAPGDFAQAYVLAHEIGHHVQNVLGTEQQVRQLQQQNPSQKNRLSVAMELQADCYAGVWAHDAAQDRMLEAGDIDEGLNAAAAVGDDRLQQMAGGRAHPESFTHGSSAERRQWFRTGFDSGDPRRCDTFAAMR; this is translated from the coding sequence ATGCGCTGGACCCCAGGTAACAGAAGCCGGAATCTCGAGGATCGCCGTGGGGCCACAGGTGGCGGTGGGGGCGGAGGCGGGGGTGGCGGCATCAAGCTCGGCGTTGGCGGCATGCTGGTGCTCATTGTGCTCAGCTATGTCTTCAAAACCGATCTGGTCACGCCCATCACCGGCGGTGGGGCCGGGCTCAGCGCGCCGGCACAAAGTGCGCAGCCGGCTCCGCTGAACGATCCGCAGGAAGAAGAGATGGTGCGGTTCGTTTCCATGGTGCTCGACAGTGCGCAGTCCACATGGGCGCAGAGCATGGGGCAGTACCGCGAGGCCAAATTGGTGCTCTTTCGCGACGTGACGCCAACGGCTTGTGGCACGGGACAGTCGGCCACCGGTCCGTTCTATTGCCCGGGTGACGAGAAGGTCTACATCGATCTGGCCTTCTTCGATCAGCTGGACCGGCAGTTCGGGGCGCCGGGCGACTTCGCGCAGGCCTACGTGCTGGCCCACGAAATTGGCCACCATGTGCAGAACGTACTGGGCACCGAACAGCAGGTGCGGCAGCTGCAGCAACAGAACCCGTCGCAAAAGAATCGGCTGTCCGTGGCCATGGAGCTGCAGGCCGACTGTTACGCCGGTGTCTGGGCGCACGATGCGGCACAGGATCGCATGCTGGAAGCCGGCGATATCGACGAAGGACTGAATGCTGCGGCCGCCGTAGGAGACGACCGTCTGCAGCAGATGGCCGGCGGGCGGGCACATCCGGAGTCGTTCACGCACGGGTCGTCGGCCGAACGGCGCCAGTGGTTCCGTACCGGGTTTGATAGTGGCGACCCGCGGCGTTGTGATACCTTCGCTGCCATGCGGTAA
- a CDS encoding creatininase family protein codes for MPHDYSPRTGVLQEQTWPAMRDAHWPVALLPFGATEPHNTHLPYGTDTILGSEVAARVAAACNARGTNVVALPAVPFGVNTTQLDLPFTINLMPSTQLAVLRDVVRSLEPHGVRGLVLLNAHGGNELRALVRELQPSTPIMLAIVNWWQAADQSTFEQAGDHAGELETAAVMHVAPHLVVPDRAQWGDGRSNPSTLEGVRKGVAWMPRRWTQATVDTGVGDPRAATAENGATFMEQAVERISAFCCELAVADPARLWASQAP; via the coding sequence ATGCCGCACGACTACTCGCCACGGACAGGTGTGCTGCAGGAGCAAACGTGGCCGGCCATGCGCGATGCACACTGGCCGGTAGCGCTACTCCCCTTTGGGGCCACCGAACCGCACAACACCCATTTGCCGTACGGCACCGACACCATACTCGGCAGCGAAGTCGCGGCGCGTGTGGCGGCAGCGTGTAATGCGCGTGGTACCAATGTCGTAGCGCTTCCGGCTGTACCGTTCGGCGTGAACACCACGCAGCTCGATCTGCCGTTCACCATCAACCTGATGCCCAGTACCCAGCTGGCTGTACTGCGCGATGTGGTGCGCAGCCTTGAGCCCCATGGGGTGCGTGGGCTGGTACTGCTGAACGCCCACGGCGGCAACGAACTGCGCGCGCTCGTGCGCGAGCTGCAGCCCTCCACTCCAATCATGCTGGCCATCGTGAACTGGTGGCAAGCGGCCGACCAATCGACGTTCGAACAGGCGGGCGATCACGCCGGTGAACTGGAGACTGCCGCCGTCATGCACGTAGCGCCGCATCTGGTAGTGCCCGATCGTGCGCAGTGGGGCGACGGCCGTAGCAACCCCAGCACGCTCGAAGGCGTACGCAAAGGAGTGGCCTGGATGCCACGTCGCTGGACGCAAGCCACGGTCGATACCGGGGTGGGCGACCCGCGTGCCGCGACCGCCGAGAACGGCGCCACCTTCATGGAGCAGGCCGTGGAGCGGATCAGTGCGTTCTGCTGCGAGCTGGCAGTGGCGGATCCGGCTCGGCTGTGGGCATCGCAGGCCCCATGA
- a CDS encoding HupE/UreJ family protein, with protein MSEFWLYAQLGFHHIADLAGYDHILFVAALAIPYAISDWRRLAVLITAFTLGHSLTLALATVQLLSVPSTLVEALIPATIVITAALSWTAGHESVRPEPVAVGRYLMATGFGLIHGMGFSTYLRALLGEEEHITMPLFAFNVGLEVGQLLILAVVLAAGALLVPGILSRRVWVLIQVGATGGLALMLLGQRLFAAG; from the coding sequence GTGAGTGAATTCTGGCTGTACGCACAGCTTGGTTTTCATCACATCGCCGACTTGGCCGGCTACGATCACATCCTGTTCGTAGCCGCGCTGGCCATTCCATACGCGATCAGCGATTGGCGGCGGCTGGCGGTGCTCATCACCGCCTTCACGCTGGGGCACAGCCTCACGCTGGCGCTCGCCACCGTGCAGCTGCTGTCGGTGCCGTCCACCCTGGTAGAAGCGCTCATTCCTGCCACCATCGTCATCACCGCCGCCCTCAGCTGGACGGCCGGTCACGAAAGCGTGCGACCGGAGCCCGTCGCTGTCGGGCGCTACCTGATGGCCACAGGATTCGGGCTTATACATGGTATGGGGTTCTCCACCTACCTGCGGGCACTGTTGGGCGAAGAGGAACACATCACCATGCCCCTTTTTGCCTTCAACGTGGGTCTTGAAGTAGGCCAATTACTCATCCTGGCGGTGGTATTGGCAGCCGGGGCACTGCTGGTGCCCGGAATCCTTTCCCGTCGAGTCTGGGTATTGATTCAGGTGGGCGCGACGGGCGGTCTCGCGCTCATGCTGCTGGGCCAGCGGCTGTTCGCTGCGGGCTGA
- a CDS encoding HIT family protein has translation MKPSTGHCIFCDLIRGAAEVSICYEDATAIAFLDIQPVNPGHVLVVPREHYEVLQDIPKAVGAHLYQVATKLIPLVQTASNATDMNIVVNSGAAAGQNVMHYHIHLIPRKEGDGFDVPLPFPGSVMPNRQQLDAMAARIGSMLRDPLQNDGMKLG, from the coding sequence ATGAAGCCGTCCACCGGCCATTGCATCTTCTGCGATCTCATCCGCGGCGCGGCTGAGGTTTCCATCTGTTATGAGGACGCGACGGCCATCGCCTTCCTCGACATTCAGCCGGTCAACCCCGGCCACGTGCTGGTGGTCCCTCGTGAGCACTACGAGGTGTTACAGGACATCCCGAAAGCAGTCGGGGCTCACCTGTACCAGGTGGCGACGAAGCTCATTCCGCTGGTACAAACCGCATCGAATGCCACGGACATGAACATCGTGGTCAATTCGGGCGCCGCGGCGGGGCAGAACGTGATGCACTATCACATCCACCTCATTCCACGAAAGGAAGGGGATGGGTTTGACGTGCCGTTGCCCTTTCCGGGCTCCGTCATGCCGAACCGCCAGCAGCTCGATGCCATGGCCGCGCGCATTGGCAGCATGCTGCGGGACCCGCTGCAGAACGACGGGATGAAGCTGGGCTGA
- a CDS encoding M1 family metallopeptidase: MRPIARLLVCSLALLPANMSAQQWLNTEPNPKTNKSSFRALDEWPSPNDFRDASGSPGARYWQQRVDYVIRTSLDTATHTVKGSERITYHNNSPQALSYLWFQLDQNIEQQNSRANLTKSALPATLSPQARRFLLPDEEVFGGYAITRVALVKVTGQPARAARYIINGTQMRVNLDTPLPTGGKAVVEIDWTFVVPEGGNNNRGVREQVKDGWIYEVAQWFPRAAVYDDVTGWQNDPFLGQGEFYLNFGNYDVSITVPRDHIVRSTGTLRNSEMVLTPTQRARLATAMAGDTSVFIVRPDEVQKPSSRPAGNGMLTWRFTADNVRDFAWASSKTFVWDAAGFRYAKGGRVIELHSVYPREAMPLWSDISTKAIAQTMRTYGRLAFEYPYPQASNVNGQVGGMEYPMIAFCGGRPGPDGKYSVNQKYALAAVTIHEVGHNWFPMIVATDERKWTWMDEGINTFLEYYASLDFEKGWPAARLRGPAPNIVNYMKDTNQVPLMTESDFIHRQFGNNGYSKPATGLVMLREKVVGPERFDLAFAEYSKKWMFKHPQPADFFRTLASGAGERLDYFWRGWFYSTYNNDQAITKVESQDAQTFAGTTKRGKFYHRITVDNKGGLVLPLELEVEFTDGTKQRVNMPAEVWRANERTHDYGFFSDKEIAKVVADPDSGYADVDRSNNTFTKAPAARPIG; this comes from the coding sequence ATGCGACCAATCGCTCGCCTTCTGGTCTGTTCGCTGGCACTGCTGCCGGCCAACATGTCCGCGCAGCAATGGCTCAACACCGAGCCCAATCCCAAGACCAACAAGTCCTCGTTCCGGGCGCTCGATGAATGGCCCTCGCCCAACGACTTCCGCGATGCCTCCGGCTCACCGGGCGCCCGCTACTGGCAGCAGCGCGTGGACTACGTTATTCGCACGTCGCTCGATACCGCCACGCACACGGTCAAGGGCTCGGAGCGCATTACGTACCACAATAATTCGCCGCAGGCGCTCAGCTATCTCTGGTTTCAGCTCGACCAGAACATCGAACAGCAGAATAGCCGAGCCAATCTGACCAAATCGGCATTGCCGGCCACGCTGTCGCCGCAGGCCCGTCGTTTCCTGCTTCCCGACGAAGAGGTGTTTGGCGGCTACGCCATTACGCGTGTCGCGCTGGTAAAGGTGACCGGGCAGCCCGCGAGGGCGGCACGTTACATCATTAACGGCACGCAGATGCGCGTGAATCTCGACACGCCACTGCCTACGGGCGGCAAGGCCGTCGTGGAAATTGACTGGACGTTCGTGGTGCCCGAAGGGGGCAACAACAACCGTGGTGTACGCGAGCAAGTGAAAGACGGCTGGATCTACGAAGTGGCGCAGTGGTTCCCGCGCGCGGCGGTGTACGACGACGTGACCGGTTGGCAGAACGATCCATTCCTGGGCCAAGGCGAGTTCTACCTCAACTTCGGCAACTACGACGTAAGTATCACGGTGCCGCGTGATCACATCGTGCGCTCCACCGGTACGTTGCGGAACTCGGAAATGGTACTCACCCCCACGCAACGGGCACGCCTTGCCACGGCCATGGCCGGCGATACGAGCGTATTCATTGTGCGCCCCGACGAAGTGCAAAAGCCATCGTCGCGGCCGGCTGGCAACGGCATGCTCACGTGGCGGTTTACCGCCGACAACGTGCGCGATTTCGCGTGGGCGTCGAGCAAAACGTTCGTGTGGGATGCCGCAGGCTTCCGGTACGCGAAGGGGGGCCGCGTGATTGAACTGCACTCGGTGTATCCGCGCGAAGCCATGCCACTTTGGAGTGACATTTCCACCAAGGCCATTGCGCAAACCATGCGTACGTACGGCCGGCTGGCCTTTGAGTATCCGTATCCGCAGGCGTCGAACGTGAACGGGCAGGTGGGCGGCATGGAGTATCCCATGATTGCCTTCTGTGGCGGACGCCCGGGCCCCGACGGCAAGTACTCGGTGAACCAGAAGTACGCACTGGCCGCCGTGACCATCCACGAAGTGGGCCACAACTGGTTCCCCATGATCGTGGCGACCGACGAGCGGAAGTGGACGTGGATGGACGAAGGGATCAACACCTTCCTGGAGTACTACGCGAGTCTGGATTTCGAGAAAGGGTGGCCGGCGGCACGGTTGCGTGGCCCGGCACCCAACATCGTGAACTACATGAAGGACACCAACCAGGTGCCGCTCATGACGGAGTCAGACTTCATTCACCGGCAGTTTGGCAACAACGGCTACAGCAAGCCGGCCACGGGGCTGGTCATGTTGCGCGAGAAGGTGGTAGGCCCGGAGCGGTTTGACCTGGCGTTCGCCGAGTATTCGAAGAAGTGGATGTTCAAGCATCCGCAGCCGGCCGATTTTTTCCGTACCCTGGCGAGCGGGGCCGGCGAGCGGCTGGACTACTTCTGGCGCGGCTGGTTCTACAGCACATACAACAACGACCAGGCCATCACCAAGGTGGAGAGCCAGGACGCGCAGACCTTTGCCGGCACCACCAAGCGCGGCAAGTTCTACCACCGCATTACAGTGGATAACAAGGGCGGTCTGGTGTTGCCGCTGGAGCTCGAGGTGGAGTTCACCGACGGCACCAAGCAGCGGGTGAACATGCCGGCTGAGGTATGGCGCGCCAACGAGCGCACGCATGACTACGGCTTCTTCTCCGACAAGGAGATCGCCAAGGTGGTGGCCGATCCCGACAGCGGCTACGCCGACGTGGACCGCAGCAACAACACGTTCACCAAAGCGCCAGCGGCACGTCCCATTGGGTAA